The following is a genomic window from Anser cygnoides isolate HZ-2024a breed goose chromosome 33, Taihu_goose_T2T_genome, whole genome shotgun sequence.
AGTGTGACCACCTACTCCCCACACCAGCAGTGCGCCACCAGGTGTGTGACCACATGCGTGCCGCAGCAGCGTGCGACCAAGTGTGTCTCACAGCGCTATGTGACCACTTGCGCCCCGCAGCAGTGTGCCACCAAGTGTGTCCCGCAGCAGTGTGCCACCAGGTGTGTGACCACGTGTGTGCCACAGCCGTGTGAGACCAAGTGTGCAACCATCTGTGTCCCACAGCAGTGTACGACCAAGTGTGTCCCACAGCAGCAGTGTGTGACCAAGTGTGTCCCGCAGCAGTGTGCCACCAAGTGTGTCCCGCAGCAGTGTGCCACCAAGTGTGTTCCACAGCAGCAGTGTACGACCAAGTGTGTCCCACAGCAGTGTGCGACCAAGTGTGTTCCACAGCAGCAGTGTGCCACCAAGTGTGTCCCACAGCAGTGTGCGACCAAGTGTGTTCCACAGCAGCAGTGTGCCACCAAGTGTGTCCCACAGCAGTGTGCGACCAAGTGTGTTCCACAGCAGCAGTGTGCCACCAAGTGTGTTCCACAGCAGTGTACGACCAAGTGTGTCCCACAGCAGTGTGCCACCAAGTGTGTCCCACAGCAGTGTGCGACCAAGTGTGTTCCACAGCAGCAGTGTGCAACCAAGTGTGTCCCACAGCAGTGTGCGACCAAGTGTGTCCCACAGCAGCAGTGTACAACCAAGTGTGTCCCACAGCAGTGTGCCACCAAGTGTGTCCCGCAGCAGTGTGCGACTGATTGTGTCCCACAGCAGCAGTGTCAGTCAGGTGGAGTAAAAATTTCAAGTCACTCTAAAAAGTACTGCT
Proteins encoded in this region:
- the LOC136788142 gene encoding keratin-associated protein 10-5-like translates to MLCYQQQCFPPLCQEPIPVKCPPMYPARHPLVTSWQSAQCIPQYVTPCVPRQRFLSSSFSQQQCVTQCVPRQQYATKCVPQQQRVTQLIPPQLCAPRCVTTCVPQQQYITPCVSQEPCMTKCVPQQQCATKCTPQQCATKCVTTYATQQQCATKCIPQQQCATRCVTTCVPQQPFLTKGIPQQQCTTKCVPQQSVTTYSPHQQCATRCVTTCVPQQRATKCVSQRYVTTCAPQQCATKCVPQQCATRCVTTCVPQPCETKCATICVPQQCTTKCVPQQQCVTKCVPQQCATKCVPQQCATKCVPQQQCTTKCVPQQCATKCVPQQQCATKCVPQQCATKCVPQQQCATKCVPQQCATKCVPQQQCATKCVPQQCTTKCVPQQCATKCVPQQCATKCVPQQQCATKCVPQQCATKCVPQQQCTTKCVPQQCATKCVPQQCATDCVPQQQCQSGGVKISSHSKKYCSASKWPW